The Candidatus Tanganyikabacteria bacterium sequence CCTGACACTTCCCCTGAACAACGCCCGGGAGGCGGCCTATCCGCTGCCGGTACCGCCGCCGGGCGTCGTGGTTTGAGAGGCGGACCTCCGTAGTCAGTCCCGATACCCGTACGCAGTACGCAAGGAAATACTGATCGTATGCACAACGTAGCACCTGTCGAAGCACCGTCCTACAACGACCCGGTCGTGCGGGCATTTTCCCTGATGGCCGTGGTGTGGGCCTTCGTGGGCATGCTGGTGGGCGTCGTGATCGCGGCGCAACTGGCGTTTCCGGCCCTGAACTTCGATACGCCGTACCTGAGCTTCGGCCGCCTGCGACCGTTGCATACGAACGCGGTCATCTTCGCGTTCGGCGGGTGCGTGATCTTCGCGACGGCGTACTACTCGGTGCAGCGCACCTGCCGGACGGCCTTGTTCTCGGACAGGATCGCCTGGATCACCTTCTGGGGCTGGCAACTGATCATCCTGGCGGCGGCGATCACGCTGCCTTTGGGCTGGACGCAGGGCAAGGAGTACGCCGAACTGGAGTGGCCCATCGACATCGCCATCGCGGTGGTCTGGGTGCTCTTCGGCCTCAACTTCTTCGGCACCCTGTGGAAGCGCAAGGAGCCGCACATCTACGTCTCCAACTGGTTCTTCATGGGCCTGATCGTGGCGATCGCCATGCTGCACATCTTCAACTCGCTCGTCATTCCCGTGTCGCTGTCCAAGTCCTACTCGGTATACGCGGGCGTGCAAGACGCGATGGTGCAGTGGTGGTACGGCCACAACGCCGTGGGGTTCTGGCTCACGGCCGGCTTCCTCGGCTTGATGTACTACTTCGTGCCCAAGCAGGCGCGACTGCCCATTTACAGTTACCGCCTGTCGATCATTCACTTCTGGGCGCTGATCTTCCTCTATATCTGGGCGGGGCCGCACCACCTGCTGTTCACCGCCCTGCCCGAATGGGCGCAGACCCTCGGCATGACGTTCTCGATCATGCTTTTGGCTCCCTCCTGGGGCGGCATGATCAACGGCGTGATGACCCTCAAGGGGCACTGGGACAAGCTTCGCACCGACCCCATCTTGAAGTTCATGATCTGCGCCCTGACGTTCTACGGCATGAGCACGTTCGAGGGGTCGATGATGTCCATCCGCACGGTCAACGCCCTCTCGCACTACACCGACTGGACGATCGGCCACGTGCACAGCGGCGCCCTGGGCTGGGTGGCGATGATCAGCTTCGCGGCGCTCTACTACATGATCCCGCGCCTGGTCGGCAAGACCGAGATGTTCAGCAGCCGCGCCCTCGAATTGCACTTCTGGCTCGCGACCCTGGGCACGGTGGTATACGTCGTGGCCATGTGGGCGGGCGGCGTCACGCAGGGGCTGATGTGGCGGGCGATTAACGACGACGGCTCGCTGATGTACAGCTTCATGCAGACCGTGCTGGCGATGAAGCCGTTCTACCTCGTCCGGCTTGCGGGCGGGGTGCTCTTCCTGGCCGGCGTGGTCGTGATGATGTGGAACACCTGGCGTACGGTCGCGGAGCCGCGCCCGGCGGCGCCGCAAGTGGCGGGGGCCGCGGCATGAGACATGAAGATCTCGAACGCAGCGGCCTCAAGATGGCCCTCCTGGCCACGGCGGTGGTCAGCGTCGGCGGCCTGGTGGAAATCGTGCCGCTGTACTTCGTGAAGGACACGATTCCGCCCCTGGAGGGTGTGAAACCCTATACGGCGCTGCAACTCGAGGGGCGCGACGTCTACCTGCGCGAAGGCTGCTTCAACTGCCACAGCCAGATGATCCGGCCCTTCCGGGTCGAGACCGCCCGCTACGGCCCGTACTCGCGGGCCGCCGAGTCGCGCTACGACCACCCGTTCCAGTGGGGGTCCAAGCGCACCGGCCCCGACCTGGCCCGCATCGGCGGCAAGTACCCCGACGCCTGGCACGTCCAGCACATGCGCGATCCCCAGAGCATCGAGCCCGAATCGATCATGCCCCCCTACCCGTGGCTCGAGAAGGCGCCCCTCGATGCCGCCGGCACGCGCCGGAAGCTGGAGGCCATGCGGCGGCTGGGCGTGCCCTACACCGATGCCGACCTGGCCGCGGCCGAGGCCGATGTGGCGGGCAAGACCGAGATGGACGCCCTGGTGGCCTACCTCCAGGGCCTCGGCACGGCCCTGCGCGAGGAGCAATTGTAGCGATGGACGTGTACGTCTTCGGGAAACTGGCGCCGCTGCTGCTCTTTAGCGCGATGTTCGTCGGCGTGACGGTGTGGGCGCTCTGGGCCATTTCGCCGGAGCGCATCGCGCACATGGCAAACATTCCGCTCCGGGAGGACGACGATGTCGCAGCCTGAACCCACGAAGCGCCCTCATTCGGCGGACGGCATCGAGGAGTACGACAACCCCCTGCCCCGGTGGTGGGTGTGGTTGTTCTACGGCACCATCCTGTTCTCGGTCGGCTACTGGATCTGCTACCCCACGATCCCGGGTCTGGGCGGCGCGCTCGGGTGGTCGCAGCTGAAGGTATACGCCCGCGAGGTGGCGGCGGTCCCGAAACCCGCCGCGGCGGGGGCCGGGTCGGCCGAGAAGCTCCTGGCCGATCCCGCGGCGCTGGCGGCCGGCCGGGACGTGTACCGGCGCGCCTGCGCCTCGTGCCACGGCCCGGACGGCAAGGGCCTCATCGGGCCCAGCCTCGTGGACGAGGCCTGGGTGCGCGGGACGGGCGAGGTCGCCGACATCCTCGACCTCGTCAACACTGGGACGAGTAAGGGCATGCCGGGCTGGAAGGGCCAGCTCCCTCCGGCCGATATCGAACGCGTGGCGGCCTTCGTGCACGGCCTGTCGCATCCCGCCGATCCGCACCACCCCGCCCTGCCATGATCATCAAGGAAGCGCTGGACCTCACCAGTCCGCGCCAGCGCATCTTCGTGAAGGCCGTCCGGGGGCGCTTCCAGCGCCTGCGCTGGATGGGCTTCTCGATCCTGCTGCTGGTGTTCCTCGCCACGCCGTTCCTGCGCTGGGGC is a genomic window containing:
- the ccoN gene encoding cytochrome-c oxidase, cbb3-type subunit I, translating into MHNVAPVEAPSYNDPVVRAFSLMAVVWAFVGMLVGVVIAAQLAFPALNFDTPYLSFGRLRPLHTNAVIFAFGGCVIFATAYYSVQRTCRTALFSDRIAWITFWGWQLIILAAAITLPLGWTQGKEYAELEWPIDIAIAVVWVLFGLNFFGTLWKRKEPHIYVSNWFFMGLIVAIAMLHIFNSLVIPVSLSKSYSVYAGVQDAMVQWWYGHNAVGFWLTAGFLGLMYYFVPKQARLPIYSYRLSIIHFWALIFLYIWAGPHHLLFTALPEWAQTLGMTFSIMLLAPSWGGMINGVMTLKGHWDKLRTDPILKFMICALTFYGMSTFEGSMMSIRTVNALSHYTDWTIGHVHSGALGWVAMISFAALYYMIPRLVGKTEMFSSRALELHFWLATLGTVVYVVAMWAGGVTQGLMWRAINDDGSLMYSFMQTVLAMKPFYLVRLAGGVLFLAGVVVMMWNTWRTVAEPRPAAPQVAGAAA
- the ccoO gene encoding cytochrome-c oxidase, cbb3-type subunit II, giving the protein MRHEDLERSGLKMALLATAVVSVGGLVEIVPLYFVKDTIPPLEGVKPYTALQLEGRDVYLREGCFNCHSQMIRPFRVETARYGPYSRAAESRYDHPFQWGSKRTGPDLARIGGKYPDAWHVQHMRDPQSIEPESIMPPYPWLEKAPLDAAGTRRKLEAMRRLGVPYTDADLAAAEADVAGKTEMDALVAYLQGLGTALREEQL
- a CDS encoding cbb3-type cytochrome c oxidase subunit 3 — encoded protein: MDVYVFGKLAPLLLFSAMFVGVTVWALWAISPERIAHMANIPLREDDDVAA
- a CDS encoding c-type cytochrome; amino-acid sequence: MSQPEPTKRPHSADGIEEYDNPLPRWWVWLFYGTILFSVGYWICYPTIPGLGGALGWSQLKVYAREVAAVPKPAAAGAGSAEKLLADPAALAAGRDVYRRACASCHGPDGKGLIGPSLVDEAWVRGTGEVADILDLVNTGTSKGMPGWKGQLPPADIERVAAFVHGLSHPADPHHPALP